In Vibrio marisflavi CECT 7928, the following are encoded in one genomic region:
- a CDS encoding Maf family protein — MTDKKIVLASSSPRRKELLSQLGYSFDVVKTDVEECRKSDESAHQYVQRLSQDKALAGLKVEPESIVIGSDTIVVVDTGILEKPDSLQDAKQMLFKLSARSHQVMTAVTVASEQKTRSTVVITDVWFKTLSEKEIEQYWQTGEPCDKAGSYGIQGKGGRFVTRIEGSYHAVVGLPLYETDQLLHEFL; from the coding sequence ATGACTGATAAGAAAATAGTATTAGCATCATCTTCACCAAGAAGAAAAGAATTGTTGAGTCAGCTCGGCTATTCATTCGATGTGGTGAAAACAGATGTAGAAGAGTGCCGAAAATCTGATGAATCTGCTCATCAGTATGTGCAGCGTTTATCACAAGATAAAGCGCTGGCAGGCTTAAAAGTCGAACCAGAATCGATAGTGATCGGTTCTGATACTATCGTTGTTGTAGATACAGGTATTCTAGAGAAACCGGATAGCTTGCAAGATGCTAAGCAAATGCTCTTCAAGTTATCTGCTCGTAGCCATCAAGTCATGACGGCAGTGACTGTCGCATCAGAGCAAAAAACTCGTTCTACTGTAGTTATTACCGACGTGTGGTTTAAGACTCTGTCAGAAAAAGAAATCGAACAATACTGGCAAACAGGGGAACCATGCGATAAAGCTGGCAGTTATGGAATTCAAGGAAAAGGTGGCCGATTTGTCACTCGCATAGAAGGCAGCTATCACGCTGTTGTTGGATTACCCTTATACGAAACTGACCAGCTCTTGCACGAATTTTTATAA
- the mreD gene encoding rod shape-determining protein MreD, producing MANNVLRSKLVIWCSFLIALILQTIPWPGILEILRPSWLLLVTCYWVLALPHRVNVGTALIVGLLWDLLLGSTLGIRGMMMSIVIYLVALNFLVLRNMALWQQAVVIALLSMLLDILIFCGEYLIRDVTFNPLLLWSALINCILWPWLFLLMRRVRRHWHVK from the coding sequence ATGGCCAATAATGTGTTGAGAAGTAAGCTGGTTATCTGGTGTTCGTTTTTAATTGCACTGATTTTGCAAACCATCCCTTGGCCGGGAATTTTGGAAATTCTTCGGCCATCATGGCTATTGCTTGTTACCTGTTATTGGGTGTTGGCACTACCTCATCGAGTCAACGTCGGAACGGCCTTAATTGTTGGGTTACTCTGGGACTTGCTGCTAGGTTCAACATTGGGCATACGGGGAATGATGATGTCGATAGTCATCTACCTAGTGGCGCTGAATTTCTTAGTATTGCGTAATATGGCTTTGTGGCAGCAGGCTGTTGTAATCGCATTGCTTTCCATGTTGTTGGATATATTGATATTTTGTGGTGAATACTTGATCAGAGATGTCACTTTTAATCCATTATTACTATGGAGTGCTTTGATCAACTGTATACTTTGGCCATGGCTATTTTTATTGATGAGAAGAGTACGGCGCCATTGGCACGTGAAGTAA
- the mreC gene encoding rod shape-determining protein MreC encodes MKPIFGRGPSLQLRLFLAIVISASLMLADSRLGAFSSVRYFLNSLVAPIQYAADLPRTMFDGFYERFNSRQHLIDTNTKLKNEVLLLKSDLLLLDQYKEENKRLRKLLGSPYVRDERKMIAEVMAVDTTPYRHQIVIDKGSEDGVYVGQPVINDKGIVGQVTYVSAQNSRVLLLTDSNSAIPVQVIRNDIRVIASGTGQVDQINLEHIPTSTDIRVGDLLVTSGLGGVYPEGYPVATVTSVNRDTKREFADITAKPVVDFERLRYLLLVWPNKDRQERVLNAHPTQKTGVTSNGQ; translated from the coding sequence ATGAAGCCGATTTTTGGCAGAGGCCCTTCACTACAGCTGCGCTTATTTTTAGCGATAGTCATATCAGCCAGCCTTATGCTGGCTGATAGTCGTTTAGGTGCTTTCTCAAGTGTACGATATTTCCTCAATAGCTTGGTCGCTCCAATTCAATATGCTGCTGACTTACCAAGGACGATGTTTGACGGCTTCTACGAAAGATTTAACTCCAGGCAACATTTAATAGATACCAACACTAAGTTGAAAAACGAAGTGTTGCTGTTAAAAAGTGATTTGCTGCTACTAGACCAGTACAAAGAAGAAAATAAGCGACTCAGAAAGCTACTCGGCTCTCCTTATGTAAGAGATGAGCGGAAAATGATCGCTGAAGTCATGGCTGTCGATACCACGCCATATCGTCACCAGATTGTGATTGATAAAGGCAGTGAAGACGGTGTCTATGTTGGTCAACCAGTGATCAATGACAAAGGCATTGTTGGGCAGGTAACGTATGTTTCCGCGCAAAATAGTCGCGTTCTTCTGCTAACAGACAGCAATAGTGCTATTCCTGTACAAGTGATTCGTAACGATATTCGAGTGATTGCCTCGGGTACAGGTCAAGTGGACCAAATAAACCTTGAGCATATCCCAACCAGTACTGACATTCGAGTTGGTGACTTATTGGTGACAAGTGGACTCGGTGGTGTGTACCCAGAAGGCTATCCTGTTGCTACGGTAACCTCAGTGAATCGCGATACTAAACGTGAGTTTGCTGATATTACTGCTAAGCCAGTCGTTGACTTTGAACGTTTAAGATACTTGCTACTTGTCTGGCCAAACAAAGACAGGCAAGAAAGAGTATTGAATGCACATCCAACACAGAAAACCGGAGTAACTAGCAATGGCCAATAA
- a CDS encoding rod shape-determining protein, which produces MFKKLRGMFSNDLSIDLGTANTLIYVRGQGIVLDEPSVVAIRQDRSRPQKSVAAVGHAAKQMLGRTPGNISAIRPMKDGVIADFYVTEKMLQHFIKQVHDNSVLKPSPRVLVCVPCGSTQVERRAIRESALGAGARDVYLIDEPMAAAIGAGLRVSEPTGSMVVDIGGGTTEVAVISLNGVVYSSSVRIGGDRFDEAIINYVRRNYGSLIGEATAEKIKHEIGSAYPGDEVQEIEVRGRNLAEGVPRSFSLNSNEILEALQEPLTGIVSAVMVALEQCPPELASDISENGMVLTGGGALLKDLDRLLTEETGIPVVVAEDPLTCVALGGGKALEMIDMHGGDLFSEE; this is translated from the coding sequence ATGTTTAAAAAACTTCGTGGCATGTTTTCAAATGACCTATCTATCGATTTAGGTACAGCCAATACACTGATATACGTAAGAGGACAGGGAATTGTCTTAGATGAGCCTTCTGTAGTAGCGATCCGTCAAGATCGTTCAAGGCCCCAAAAAAGTGTTGCGGCGGTAGGTCACGCCGCTAAGCAAATGCTTGGACGTACGCCAGGTAATATCTCAGCAATTCGTCCTATGAAAGACGGTGTAATTGCAGATTTCTACGTTACGGAAAAAATGCTGCAACACTTTATTAAACAAGTTCATGACAACAGTGTTCTTAAGCCAAGTCCACGTGTGCTTGTTTGTGTGCCTTGTGGCTCAACTCAAGTAGAGCGTCGTGCGATTCGTGAGTCAGCATTAGGTGCTGGTGCTAGAGATGTTTATCTAATCGACGAGCCAATGGCAGCGGCTATCGGTGCTGGTCTGAGAGTTTCAGAGCCAACAGGTTCGATGGTTGTTGATATCGGTGGTGGTACTACTGAAGTCGCGGTTATCTCTCTTAACGGCGTTGTTTATTCTTCGTCAGTTCGTATCGGTGGTGACCGATTCGATGAAGCGATCATTAACTATGTTCGTCGTAACTACGGCAGCTTAATTGGTGAAGCGACGGCTGAGAAAATTAAGCATGAAATTGGTTCTGCATATCCTGGCGACGAAGTTCAGGAAATCGAAGTTCGCGGTCGTAACCTTGCTGAAGGTGTACCTCGTAGCTTTAGTCTAAACTCAAATGAGATATTAGAAGCCTTACAAGAGCCATTAACAGGTATTGTTTCTGCGGTAATGGTTGCGCTAGAGCAATGTCCACCAGAACTCGCATCTGATATTTCAGAGAATGGTATGGTTCTAACGGGCGGCGGTGCTCTGCTTAAAGATCTTGATCGTTTGTTAACAGAAGAAACAGGTATTCCTGTTGTCGTTGCGGAAGATCCTCTAACTTGCGTTGCTTTGGGTGGTGGTAAGGCCCTAGAAATGATTGATATGCATGGTGGCGACCTGTTTAGCGAAGAGTAA
- a CDS encoding DUF6701 domain-containing protein — translation MARIALILAIMLVGWQVRAEAVYPLGNAVCVSTAAQTWVGSGASVTLSTDDAILGLTDLKIGFDTSSEVANVTNSCGTGTCILDPDLRLDSSPTFTVPSLTYDATYSALTISGNSSMTLSNGTYRITDSLTLMGIAELNLVGDVTLYVESLNVTGTSTLNINGSVTIYLEQLTTSGNAAITTTSSDPDDFIIVSMEGTNSSNIQIRGANIDITAHLFAETDLEISQNATVTGTVTSKNLTISDSGTLVADVPETCNAVDFSTLNLCNYIPEPAQAWASSSSLSIQNSSSTISGWSQSYLSTNLSGSNLAVSFDTLSYQAGQAGACGDSYACTTGATKVSTPPSLAPTFSSTTSLSITASNYTSVCDGTNCSYSVSGSDVTINILTSLQTLSVTGYGANMIVSFTDLGEENGYGTLIESYTASGDVDSRFAANGNYTFGTMTMGGGGANRTSISTYAGVQIFVVTSYSESSGNAVQFNDLGGDNDLIMYGPDASYTFIESSHSDITAQLLASSITLSNSMDIVGGVTTNTFTTSEANTNIIGSGSCLNPATNSFDLTISPSTDTSLSCVAQTITLQVVDGDGAASGDYTGSIHVSADSGSLSVTTGSYVSGTSYQPDSNGTLVLALDGEGVGDITVTAYLEDDQSNTTVTGEYTFVSNKLEISTNPTEVIAGKSVQVTVQPLECQSVGGSEVAVVSTDYVGNITLSTTSTSYSQPSSPTNSASVYIKDDSDSSYTEVSNDVTLNFALNGSSEVEAQMDVLYSEAGSVSYSLSNQQCNDDGDCETYTGTHTIYARPWTLAICSSDTISGTSSSGSGYKASGESFAVMVKPIIWVSGGSETAAVETSSYCSITVTQNFFDSDAPSATVALTHDIDTPSGGNAGNLSGTTSMSNTNKSASGDYFDFSGLSWDEVGSIQLQADTSATYLGMDVNQGYRAVGRFYPAYFKVTDTTWSYPNSQSFIYMGQPFDGVEFKVEALNSSESAVQNYVSFDSSLQAGFDLLENSSYASRFVSPTFSAGIWALDSSSSIGTFTNTVASDCTDSICWNKATDYSADGPFNKSGSSDVSVISLDSQSSNTDPVAYTTSGDALTDQPDIRFGRINLTDVGGVQGDTLTVPLAVEYWDGSGFTTNTDDSGTSFDAANFCQQAIWSSETDNGSLSGSGTVSSGTSRSIKASQTTSAREQIKFWLTLVSGGESSSCEGTNNDLSWLQYDWSNTGSDEQDPHSIVTFGIYRGNDKVLFRGESGLTGQ, via the coding sequence ATGGCTAGGATTGCACTTATATTGGCAATAATGCTGGTCGGCTGGCAAGTTAGGGCAGAGGCTGTCTATCCATTAGGCAATGCAGTTTGCGTATCGACTGCCGCTCAAACATGGGTTGGAAGTGGTGCAAGTGTCACGCTTAGCACTGACGATGCTATTTTGGGGCTGACTGATTTGAAAATTGGTTTCGATACCTCGTCAGAGGTGGCAAATGTAACCAATTCATGTGGAACCGGAACTTGTATTCTTGATCCCGACTTAAGGTTAGATTCCTCTCCAACGTTTACAGTTCCTTCCCTAACATATGATGCTACATACTCTGCTTTGACTATTTCTGGCAATAGCTCAATGACTTTATCTAATGGAACCTACCGTATTACAGATAGCTTAACCTTGATGGGCATAGCTGAATTAAATCTGGTCGGAGACGTTACACTATATGTCGAAAGCTTGAATGTGACAGGTACGAGTACTTTAAATATAAATGGTAGCGTGACAATTTATTTAGAGCAACTCACTACTTCGGGCAATGCAGCTATCACTACCACTTCAAGTGATCCGGATGACTTCATTATTGTTTCTATGGAAGGGACAAACAGCTCCAATATACAAATTCGCGGTGCAAATATTGATATAACGGCACATTTATTTGCTGAGACGGACTTAGAAATTTCGCAAAATGCGACGGTTACAGGAACCGTGACCAGCAAGAATCTGACTATATCAGACAGTGGTACTTTGGTTGCAGACGTCCCCGAAACCTGTAACGCAGTTGATTTCAGCACTTTAAACCTCTGCAATTATATTCCCGAGCCAGCTCAAGCTTGGGCATCTAGTAGCTCTTTAAGTATCCAAAACTCGAGCAGTACGATTTCTGGGTGGTCACAAAGCTATCTTAGTACCAACTTGTCTGGCAGTAATTTAGCGGTCTCGTTTGACACTTTATCTTATCAGGCTGGGCAAGCTGGGGCCTGCGGAGACAGCTATGCTTGTACGACCGGAGCGACAAAGGTCAGTACTCCTCCATCGTTAGCGCCGACTTTTTCTAGCACGACTTCACTGTCGATCACTGCATCCAATTACACAAGCGTTTGTGATGGAACGAATTGCTCGTACAGCGTCAGTGGTAGTGATGTGACGATCAATATTCTCACCTCGCTGCAAACCTTATCTGTGACTGGGTATGGCGCCAATATGATCGTGTCATTTACCGATTTAGGTGAAGAGAATGGTTATGGGACTCTCATTGAGTCGTATACAGCGAGTGGTGATGTCGATAGCCGATTTGCAGCCAATGGTAACTACACCTTTGGAACAATGACTATGGGAGGAGGAGGGGCAAATAGAACTTCAATCAGCACCTATGCGGGAGTACAAATTTTTGTTGTTACCTCTTATTCTGAAAGCTCAGGGAATGCAGTTCAGTTTAATGATTTAGGTGGTGATAATGATTTGATCATGTATGGCCCGGATGCTAGCTATACGTTTATTGAGAGTTCACATTCAGATATTACAGCCCAGCTGTTGGCTAGCTCGATAACTCTGTCAAATTCGATGGATATTGTTGGTGGTGTCACAACCAACACCTTTACTACTTCAGAGGCTAACACCAATATCATTGGCTCAGGGTCTTGTTTAAATCCAGCAACTAACTCTTTTGATTTAACTATTTCCCCAAGTACGGATACGAGCCTATCCTGCGTGGCTCAAACCATCACTTTACAAGTCGTAGATGGTGATGGGGCTGCCAGTGGTGATTATACCGGAAGCATTCACGTGAGTGCTGATAGTGGCTCTCTCTCGGTGACGACAGGCAGCTACGTTTCTGGCACCAGTTACCAGCCTGATTCGAATGGTACGCTCGTGTTAGCACTAGATGGAGAGGGGGTTGGTGATATCACGGTGACTGCTTATTTGGAAGATGATCAGTCGAATACAACGGTAACGGGAGAGTATACTTTTGTATCAAACAAGTTGGAGATTTCTACCAACCCTACAGAAGTGATTGCAGGAAAATCAGTGCAAGTAACCGTGCAACCACTGGAATGTCAGTCGGTTGGAGGCTCAGAGGTCGCTGTCGTCTCCACCGACTATGTTGGCAATATTACTCTGTCCACAACTTCTACCAGTTACAGTCAACCTTCTAGCCCCACCAATAGTGCATCTGTGTATATCAAAGATGACTCAGATTCGAGTTATACCGAAGTGTCTAATGATGTAACACTGAACTTTGCCTTAAATGGTAGTTCTGAAGTGGAAGCTCAGATGGATGTATTGTACTCAGAAGCTGGCTCTGTTTCTTATTCATTGAGCAACCAACAATGTAACGATGATGGTGACTGTGAAACGTATACAGGGACACACACTATTTATGCGAGACCATGGACGCTTGCCATTTGTAGCAGTGACACAATTAGCGGCACTTCCAGCTCAGGCAGTGGCTACAAAGCTTCAGGTGAAAGTTTTGCCGTCATGGTGAAACCAATCATTTGGGTTTCTGGTGGAAGCGAAACGGCGGCTGTAGAGACCAGTAGTTATTGCAGCATCACTGTGACTCAAAACTTTTTCGACTCTGATGCGCCTTCAGCCACGGTAGCTCTCACTCACGATATTGATACTCCAAGTGGAGGTAATGCTGGCAATTTATCTGGCACAACGTCGATGTCCAATACCAATAAATCTGCTAGCGGTGACTACTTCGATTTTTCTGGATTGAGCTGGGATGAAGTAGGCAGTATTCAATTGCAAGCAGATACTTCAGCAACATACCTAGGTATGGACGTTAATCAAGGTTATCGCGCTGTCGGTCGCTTTTATCCCGCTTATTTTAAGGTCACAGATACCACTTGGAGTTATCCCAATTCGCAGAGCTTTATCTACATGGGACAACCTTTTGATGGTGTCGAGTTTAAAGTGGAAGCCCTGAATAGCAGTGAAAGTGCGGTACAAAATTACGTCAGTTTTGATAGTTCATTGCAAGCTGGGTTTGATTTACTTGAAAACAGCTCATACGCATCTCGCTTTGTTTCACCAACCTTCTCAGCAGGAATCTGGGCGTTAGACAGTAGCAGCTCGATAGGGACGTTTACCAATACTGTTGCTTCTGACTGCACGGACAGCATTTGTTGGAATAAAGCGACAGATTATTCTGCAGATGGACCGTTTAACAAAAGTGGCAGCTCGGATGTTTCGGTTATTAGTCTAGATAGCCAAAGCAGCAACACTGATCCTGTTGCCTACACCACCAGTGGAGATGCGCTTACAGATCAGCCTGATATCCGTTTTGGGCGTATAAACTTAACGGATGTCGGTGGCGTTCAAGGTGACACCTTAACTGTTCCACTTGCTGTGGAGTACTGGGATGGCAGTGGCTTTACGACTAACACGGATGATAGTGGCACCAGTTTTGATGCGGCTAACTTTTGTCAGCAGGCGATTTGGTCGAGTGAGACTGACAATGGTAGTTTGTCCGGCTCTGGCACAGTATCTTCAGGTACATCAAGGTCCATCAAGGCTTCTCAGACCACATCTGCAAGAGAACAAATCAAATTTTGGCTGACTTTAGTCAGCGGTGGTGAGTCTTCTAGTTGTGAGGGAACGAACAACGATCTTTCATGGTTGCAGTATGATTGGAGCAACACTGGCAGTGATGAACAAGATCCACATTCAATTGTTACATTCGGGATTTATCGCGGTAATGACAAAGTTCTATTTCGAGGCGAATCTGGCTTAACTGGGCAGTAA
- a CDS encoding MSHA biogenesis protein MshP, with amino-acid sequence MSHKFKRNYSLSRQQGNLYIIAVFALVVMGFLGTNLIRIEQSNRDALVRDILGTQAWLLAHSVNEYALTQFYPLNASSAVASNCDPVASGISTGANNVLSNFSNCSSVSITCETIGTLDGMSYFKVESTAVCGSGINEVQRSQEVWIREES; translated from the coding sequence ATGTCCCATAAGTTTAAACGCAATTATTCGCTAAGTAGGCAGCAAGGTAACTTGTATATCATCGCTGTTTTCGCGTTAGTGGTGATGGGGTTTTTAGGCACAAACTTAATCCGTATTGAGCAATCCAATCGAGATGCCTTGGTGCGGGATATACTCGGAACCCAAGCTTGGTTACTTGCTCATTCGGTTAATGAGTATGCGCTTACACAGTTTTATCCTCTGAACGCTTCGTCTGCAGTAGCCAGCAATTGCGATCCTGTTGCTAGTGGCATTTCAACAGGAGCAAACAATGTACTAAGCAACTTTTCAAATTGTTCCAGCGTCAGCATAACTTGCGAGACGATCGGTACTCTTGATGGTATGAGCTACTTCAAAGTGGAGTCTACAGCAGTTTGTGGCTCAGGTATCAATGAAGTGCAACGCTCTCAAGAAGTATGGATACGTGAGGAGTCATGA
- a CDS encoding PilW family protein: protein MNERGFTLIEMILTIIVGGIIVLGIAGFVEIGMKGYSETIERQRLQTQAKFVLEKMSREIRHSVPNIVSNSAVSSADSCVSFYPIDYSGFYAISGSDVHFLLGNDGVSSSNVIDAGKSLVINPTSYSDTASAFSLASPDVTVSGSTYIISGGASSITSDSVVDRQYIYSSEVSYCVYNSSGSVMRNGVQVAENVVSGQFTYLPANLQRGGVVHINLLFEQDGESSNYQQDVQVLNVP from the coding sequence ATGAACGAGAGAGGATTCACGCTGATCGAGATGATCCTAACTATAATTGTAGGAGGGATCATCGTGTTAGGCATTGCGGGTTTTGTCGAGATCGGTATGAAAGGCTACAGCGAAACAATAGAAAGGCAAAGACTACAAACACAAGCCAAGTTTGTACTAGAAAAAATGTCGCGAGAGATCCGCCATAGTGTTCCCAATATTGTTAGCAATAGCGCCGTTTCTAGTGCGGATTCTTGCGTGTCATTTTACCCTATCGATTACTCTGGCTTTTATGCCATTAGTGGTAGTGATGTGCACTTTTTGTTAGGCAATGACGGAGTTTCTTCAAGCAATGTAATAGATGCTGGGAAGTCTCTAGTTATTAACCCTACTAGCTATTCAGATACGGCAAGCGCTTTTAGCCTAGCAAGCCCTGATGTGACCGTTTCAGGTTCTACTTATATTATTTCAGGCGGTGCGTCTTCAATTACCAGTGACTCGGTTGTTGATCGTCAATATATATACAGCTCGGAAGTTTCATATTGCGTGTATAACAGCAGTGGCAGTGTGATGAGAAATGGTGTTCAGGTGGCTGAAAATGTTGTTTCTGGACAATTTACTTACCTTCCTGCGAACCTTCAACGAGGTGGGGTAGTTCATATTAACTTGTTGTTTGAACAAGATGGAGAATCAAGTAACTACCAACAAGATGTACAGGTGCTTAATGTCCCATAA
- a CDS encoding type IV pilus modification PilV family protein, with protein sequence MNKATGFTLVEAIVSMVIIAIAIIGLTTVLFPQIARSGDPNYQVRAAALGQSLMSQILGRGFDEESDFDGDYIRCSSSDTGSTDCTGSDSSSISLGSDTGESAPNFDDVDDYTGCWEPDGTNGCGDLNLLVEDSSTTYKNFNVTISVAYDNSDYEDWSMKLITMTISASNQTPISFKAFRGNY encoded by the coding sequence ATGAATAAAGCAACAGGATTTACATTAGTTGAAGCTATTGTTTCTATGGTGATTATTGCGATTGCCATAATTGGTTTAACAACAGTGCTATTTCCTCAAATCGCTCGTTCTGGCGATCCGAATTATCAAGTGCGTGCAGCCGCACTAGGGCAAAGTTTAATGTCGCAAATCTTAGGGCGTGGGTTTGACGAAGAGAGCGATTTTGATGGTGACTATATCCGCTGTTCTTCATCGGATACAGGATCTACAGATTGTACCGGAAGTGATAGCTCTTCTATCTCTTTAGGCAGTGATACTGGAGAGAGCGCACCGAATTTCGATGACGTTGACGACTATACTGGCTGCTGGGAGCCCGACGGTACTAATGGTTGTGGTGATTTAAACTTATTGGTGGAAGACAGTTCAACGACCTATAAAAACTTCAACGTAACCATCAGTGTTGCCTACGATAACTCCGACTATGAAGATTGGAGTATGAAGCTTATCACTATGACAATTTCAGCTAGCAATCAAACGCCGATTTCGTTTAAAGCCTTCCGAGGAAATTACTGA